Genomic window (Pongo abelii isolate AG06213 chromosome 4, NHGRI_mPonAbe1-v2.0_pri, whole genome shotgun sequence):
CCTTTCTTCTTTATAGATTATCCAGCTTCAGATActcctttatagcagtgcaagcaATTAAGACATGCCATAGAAGTGTTGTtcggagaattaaatgagatgatgcatatGGATTCACTTGGCACAATGCTGCATGCATAACTGCACTCAGTAAGTCATAGTTAATTCAAATGGGGACAAAGAAAGCAGGCAATGCTTACCTGTAAGTGGGTAGCACTCCAAAGGGCAGGGGAAATATTTGGGGCCCTCCCAGGCACTTGCAATTCACACCTCATAGCTAATTGCCATTATACCAGGCTGCTCCTGTCTAAAAGTCTCCACAAAATCTTCCCCATTCCCTGAGCACTCACTCAAGAAGTGCCACAAGaagcaaaaaaaccaaaatactgCCTCTTTCTCCCTTCATCTTTTCAGGACTCCCAAGGCAACCTTCCAAATCTTTTGGTTTGGTGTCCAGTAAACAGCAGAGACACGCTGGGCATTTCCTGTCCCAGCATTCCTCAATGCACGATGAAGATGGGCAAAGGAAACGGCCTCTTTCTCACCCTGCTGCCCTCTTCACTATGCTCCCCGTTCCCAAGTCATGCCACATGCTATTTCCCAAGCAAGCCCACACTCATTCCAAGACCCTacactgccacctctgccagACAATGGAGATGAGAAGGCACAAACTGCCTTCTGACATCACTTCCTTTCCTTGCTCCCCTGGGGCCTGGTCTGTCCTCTCCAAAGCTGGGCTCTAACACTTTGTCCAGATACAATTTTTAGATGACCCCAAGGAAAAGGTTCCCACCACTTCCTTTAGACTTTTCTGAACTTGGTAGCTACAAGTGAAAATCCCCCAAAAGGGTTGGATGGTTTGGTTCAGAGagcacaaaaaaaggaagaagataaaGGATGGAGAAATTTGAGATTTgtgtcatgtatttatttatttccttatttaactCACATCCCTGTTCAATGTCAGACACAATTCTCTATGCAtcctccattgcacattcccatTATTCATCTTAGACTATAAACTATGGGAGGACGAGGAAGGCTGGCGTCAATTCACTATATTCAGTTCAAGTTCTGTTCCATAATAAATGGTGAAACACTGAATTAGTTCTATTGCCCAAAAGTGAAAGAGGTTATGCCTAGACAAAGAGAGTTACAACAGAGAGGCtcctcaaacaaaaataaaagtaacaaaatgGAAATCAGTTGATCAAGGGGCCCTGCCAAGGACTTGGCACTTAGGAAGCCCCTATAAGGAATTCAGGAAAAGTGTAGGGTAAAGAACGTATCCACAGCTGCATCCACAGCTTCCAGCAAATTCTCAATAAGGTCTAGAAACCAAAAAGTTTAAGAACCACAGGTAAAAGACAGCCTTTTCCCTTAAGAAATTTGGAGTGGGAGAGATACAacttacatatacatacatacatacatacatgcacacatgcatatacatcctacatacatacaaacacgtATAAATTATAGAGAACATCAATATAATAAGAGTAGAGTTCTTTTGTTGAGTGTTTTCACGAGCCAGCtcccagcctgaacaacacagaCTATATAtagttcatttaatttttacaaccaCCTAGAATGTGCATTATCTCAAGAAATAGAAAGCATTATCCTCTGGGcacagatgaaaataaaaaggctGAAAGAGTTTAtgtagcttgcccaaggtcacacatctgGGTCAACTAAAGCCGGGATTCAAACTCAGAGTCTGTGCCATGCTGCAGAAACAGATAAAAGTGGTGGCAAAAACAAGTTGTGGGCATGGAGTCAAATCTCCTGGCTAGTGACCCTGGCTGTACCTCAGACAAATTTCTCCCTCTTTCTGGGCCTCTGTGTTCTCATATGCAAATTAAGAGCGTTAGACTAGATGAAAGGTTAACAAATTTTTTCTGCAACGGTCCAGGgcgtaaatattttaggctttaaagGACAGACGGTTTCTGttgcagctactcaactctgccattataacctgaaagcagccatagacaacatgCAAACAAATCGGCaagctgtgttccagtaaaactttatttgcaaaataagcaCGAGGCCGGATTTGATCCATGAATTGTAGTTTGCAGACTCTGAACTAGATCTAGATCTCTAGAGTTTTCTAGTTCTGACACTTCTGTAGTCTCTGATCCTGACTTGTGGCAGTGCAGCCCAGAGGGACCAAGGCCCTGAAATGTCAGCTGTAAGGAATCTATTGCCataggtattttttgttttttttttttatttgtttgttttttgcagtttttttgttttttacctttgATGACTTTAGGACGTGTGGTTGGGAAATAGATCCTGGCAGTAGCAATACCAAGGAAGCTTGGGAGGACTTTTGCCCCAGTAAAATCTCTATCAGCTCCCTGCCCTGGATCTGTGATGTGAACAGTGACATCTATCTTGAGAAGGTCATGGGGCAAACAGCTGCATGCCCACCTTCAAAACAGACTGCAACTTAAAGATCTTTTCCAGAGAAATTCTGGAGGCACCATAGATTTTTGGGCAAAGTGATAGTGGCAAGCCCATGGCCAGCAAGGGTCAGCCAGAGCCATTCAAGAAGGCAGCACACACTCCCCTTCACCCTCGATTCTGTAGCAGCATGGGTGGGTTTTGGCAGCCTGTTTACACTGTCCCACCAGAATAGCACAAAGGCATAAGAGAGAATGGATCTGCTCTCTAGTTCAGAGACAGCAGGCCTTTCGGATTCTCCCTCCGGCACCCTGTGCCttcacaccccagcccccacctaACTCCTCAGCTCCCAGGCTCTCCCCAAACATGTGATGTGCATTCAGCCCCTGGGTGACTTTCAACCCCTGGGTGACTTGCCAATTAATCTTTACCAGCCTGCTGCAAAGGGCTGCCACTGAGCTCTCTCTGCCCTACCAGGGAGTGCTGTATGACTGGAAGTTCTGGGTTGGGGGAATGCATGCTCACCAGAGAGTGACAAGTTGTAATTACCAGAGAGAAAACGCAGTCCTTCCCAGAGGGAGCTGAAATTCCTCACTCTTGGGAGCCTCTGGCCTGCTGCCTTTGGAGGTAGAAGAGAAGGCTTTCTGTAGTTAGTGTACCCCACCCAGAAGAAAGAATGCATCTTATCCTCCCACCAGGGGACAGGTGGGGCAAAAATTCTTCTTCGAGTCCCCACAGACCCTAGCGTACCTCCTAAAGCAGATGCCTCACTCCTCCAATTCCTTTTTTGTGTTTAGCCTCATTTACTGGGTGTTGTGTATTTCAGCTGTGCCACTTGTTAGTCCTGTGGCCtcgggcaagtcatttaaccactctgggcctcagattcctcatctatcaaatgtcaataataatagtacctacctcataatgTTAtcattaagattaaatgaggtaatgtacAGAAGGCACTTTGGGCCCAACACCTGGCACCTAGTAAGTGCTAACTCCTAGCAGATAGTATTACTATTAATCTGTGCTGGGCACTTTACACACATTTTCACATGTCATCCTCACCATAGCCCTGTAGAGCTAGGAACTATTCTGATcttcatttcacaggtgaggaaactgggcccagagtggttaagtgacttgcccaagaacacacagctaataaattaGTGGAACTGGGACATAAACCCAGGTGTGTCTGATCCAGGCTCTTCATCACTTCACTCTCCTGCCCAGGGTCATAGTAAACATTAAATGACAAAAGTGCAATTAGAATCCAAGTTAGCTCTCAACTCCCTCAGCAGATCAAGTGCTGGCCTGGAAGGCAAGGAAGACTAACCTAAGGTGCTCCGCTGGGGAACCTTTTCTCCCAGACAGCTCTCCCTTGCCTTCCCCTCCCTGACCTCTGCCTTACTCAGGATCCTGGTCACATTCTGTTTTCTGCTGTTATTTCCTTCAGGCTAACATTGAACCTTctgctgcctttttctttttttaatctcagtCTGGTGCAGAGAGAAGGATGCAAGCTTTGGAGCCAGACAACAATGCTTTGAATACCAATGCTACTTACTCACTGAATGGCCTCGGCCATGTCACagaacctctctgaacctcagtttcctcatttgtaaaatggagagaatTCCTCCCTTGCCTTGTTGTGAATATTTGAGTAAATGCACATAGAttgcctaacacagtgcctggcacatggtaggtactcTCTGAAAGGTGCTTTAGCATTATCATCATCTCCCACAGCACCTAGCTCAGTGTTAGGTTATAGTTTGCTTGGTTTCATTCATCTTTGATTCACTCACAGTACTTAGCACGGTGCTTACACAGAGTACATGCATCTCTATATGCCTGGTCGAATTGAAAGCTAGAGAGAGCACCATGAAAAATTGCATGATCACAGGTGACAGATCTCCTCCCATAGATGTCTTAAGCAGATCCTTGAATCTCCCATAGCTTCAGTTTCTCTACAGGTCAACTTCAGTGGCAGCTTCCCCTGGAGGGTTCACAGAAATGGGAGTTCTGCAACATCAGAGGCTTCTAATGCAATAAGATGGATAATGAAAAGATTCTTCTTCCACAAGCATCGAGTGAGTCAGAGCTCTGTGCTTGGCTTTGCCCCAGGGAGTACCGAGAAAATGAAATATCGTCTGTATTCTCATGACACCTAAACAAATGGTCAAGTCCATGGATCAAAAATCAGCCAGAGGGGTTAAGAGGCATCTCCAGCAAAGAGAGGGGAGGAGCAGCAAAGAAAGCACGATTAGCAAAGGTTGCTGAGTGGGGTCCTGCTACATGGCTGTTATTAAGGCTAATACCTGCTCCCCTTACAGTGAGATCTTTGTTTTGCCTTCACAAAATATGACAATAAGTCTGAAATCTGCAAGGATTTTGAACTTGTCAATCTGGCTCAATAATTTCTTCCACATCCTGACACCTTATCAAGACATAAGTTCTCATCCAGGTAACaaactattttctttcacagTGAGGATAAACCATCTCTGAATCtcagatttgctctttttttttcctcctggccTTTTGCCACCACAGAAAAATGACTGATAGGCTGAGTTTTCACATTGCAGCTGGTTACTGTGATTATGTAGACACAGCCCCAGTAAATTCAATGGTGTGTTGCTGGCTGTTCAATAGCTGGTGAAATTAATGCCCAGGGAAGTGGGAAATGGGCCACCACAATCAAAATGTGGATTTGGAACTTGCTCTTTATTCCATCCCACCCTTACCCTCCCCTACACCCCTGTCTTTGTGCTAATGCCAGCTACGTGCCAGGTTACTGgtattctcttcctcttccctctccccttgtAAGTAAACCAGCTCAAGAGAAGCCCCATTATCTTAGACTTAAAGATACATTGGGAATGGTAGGAACTGAGTTCATGATACCTCACTCTCACCCCTACCCTGGAAGATGCATGAGAGAAAGGATAGCAGGTGCCTTCAGGGGCCACTTTATCCAGAAAGAGAAGCTGACCACCTGGAGCAACGGGATCTCAAAGATCATCTAAGCCAGCTCCTATCTGCAGACAGACTAGTCTGAGCCACCCAGGACCAACGACAGCCTCTCCTTTTAATAAAGACCCCGGCAGAGGGCTGCCAAGTTGTTTCAGTCTCACACCCCACTGTGTAGGTCACGAGCGGCTGCAGGATCAGAAGGAGCACTGTCCTATAGGCCAGGGAAATAGAGTTTGCTAACTAGCTCTGCACCTGACCAGCTTGCCAAGTCTCTTTCCCTAGTGTACCACCTCCAACACGGGAAGATAAGCAAACCAAGGTTCTGAGAGCTTCTGAAGATCTAAATCACTATAAACTTGTGAATCTCTTATTATCAAATCTTCAAATACAGCTTAGGGCAATTTAATTATaacaaaaaaatccattttcaGGGCTGTCTCTACCACAGATTTCTTAACTCGAGGGAAACCCCCTGAAATTGTGTATTTTGCACATTTGTGGAGTCTCTACATTTTGCTGGGAGTAAATTAAAAACTTCGATATGTGTGTGATAACTACCTGCCTctcttctgaaaaaataaaaataaaaagaggttaaGAACTTACCTCTAGGTTGAGAAGCTTAGACGTAAGGCATCCTGAGTGACTTCTGTTTTCCCCACCCATGAATATCAAGTTATAACAAGTATCAAGATCAGAAGGTGAGAAACCCAAGATGCAGGCTTGTGAACTGGAGTAAAAGAAGGTATCAGGCTTTACTTTTCAATCTCCAGCTGCCACTGCCCATTGCTCTGCCATATATCTGCTAGCCTATGACCTCAGGAATCAACTGACTCTCTCTGAACCACTGTTTCTCATCGGTCAATGAACAATGGTTATGCTTCTCTCAAAGAATTGTAAAGTGTCAAAGAAAATGAGTAAATGCATGGCTATCAGTAAGCGCTCAATTCATGGGAGTCCCTGCCCAGCACCAGTGGCTCAGGCCCCAAAATTAACTACTCAAAAGGCAGCTCCATCTATAACAGTGGTTCCATCCCCTACCTTGCCCCAGGGGGAAAAGTATGACACAATAACTGAGTACCCAACTTTGGGAGAGACCCCACAGTTGAGTTCAGTTCCCAGCAGCTCTCCTTCATGCCTTTGTGAACTTGGGCAAACAGCTAAACTTCCCCATAATTTGGTGTCTCATCCATGAAATAGAAATGGTGAAGAGTGTATTCTTTCTCTCATGAGAGTCAtgagaaaatgcaaaaagaacTCAGCACACTGTCTAGGACAAAATAAATGTTGGATAAATGTGAACTAACATAAagttctttggcttttttttctttctttcttggccCATGCTTTCTCTTCTAAGTACCATTCCCCCACCTTTGGGAGTGCGTCCCTGTGACTGAATGTCCAACATGCATAtcagacagaaaggaaaaaactcaacaaataacCAAGATCCTCTACGTCCCTTCCCCAGGTCTCTGAcctccctcacccccactccCAGATAGCCAGCTATCTTCCTCCCTCAATTCCCTTCATGTTTCCTCAAATATCACTTCAGTGACATCCCAAGCACCCACTTAACATTTCAAATCCACCCCACAAACACCCCAATGCATTTCCCCCTCCttactttattttcagcctaACACCTGTCATCACATTACACACCTCATCATTTGCTTATTTAGTTTACTGTCTGTCTTCTGTCGGGAGAAGCTACGCTCTTAGAGGGCAGGAGTCCGTCTATTTTGTTCAGTTGCTATGTTCACAGCGCCCAGAGCCAGGGCAGAGAGTGGAGACTCAGTAACAATCggctgaataaatgagtgaatgccTGAGCGAATGAGAGGATGAAGAGAAGCCAGATTTGACTGGGGCCAAAGAGTTTGCACGGGGCGAGAGGAGCGAGACCAAGGATGAGGGCTGGCCTCAGATCCGACTCAAGTCCCTCCCACCTGCCTAATCCTAgaattctctttccctcttttagGTGCTGGACAAGTTGCATATTCCGTTAAATCCGGGGTCCACTCCGGGAGCCCCCTATTAGAGGTAAGCAGCCCCCAACCCACCTTTGACACGGTAGAGTGACTAGCGGGGAAAATAACGCCAGCGGGCCGCCTAGGGGTGGGTGACCCGCGATCTCCACTCCCAGGTCCAGCCCTCACGgcccctgcccccgccccgccccccgcaGAGGGCGCGCCCTGGGAGCGGCGGGGGACGCGGCTGGCCTCCCTGCTTGCCGGGGTGGCGGCGTCGGGGCTGCGGGCGCCTTGGCTGGACCCGCATTGCCCCCTAGTGCCGCGCGGAGTCAGGGCGCCGGGCTCCCCCGCCTGATGTCACCGCCGTGCAGTCAGCCCAGAGGCGGCTCATTGAAAGCAGACCCTCCTCGGCGCTCGCTGGGCGGAAGACTCGCCTCGGTCCGCAGACCCGCGCGAGCCGGGCACCGCCGGGCGCCCCCGGCCCTGCCGCCCCCTCCTCCCCGCCGCTCCCCCGCGAGCCCGGCCCGGCGCGCCTGACGTGGACCATTAAACTTGGAGCTGCCGCCTcgtcccctctcctcctcctcctccctctgacaGGCGAGCGAGCGGCTCGGTGCAGGCAGGAGACGTGCTGCCGGGCTGGGCTGCCCGGGGGAGATGACTCCTTGCCAGGAGGGCGCCTCTGGGAAGAAGACCACGGGGGAAGCAAAGTTTCAGGGCAGCTGAGGAGCCTTCGCCGCAGCCCTTCCGAGCCCAATCATCCCCCTGGCTATGGAGGGTGGACTCTAAGATGAATCCCGACCTGGACACCGGCCACAACACATCAGCACCTGCCCACTGGGGAGAGTTGAAAAATGCCAACTTCACTGGCCCCAACCAGACCTCGAGCAACTCCACACTGCCCCAGCTGGACATCACCAGGGCCATCTCTGTGGGCCTGGTGCTGGGCGCCTTCATCCTCTTTGCCATCGTGGGCAACATCCTAGTCATCTTGTCTGTGGCCTGCAACCGGCACCTGCGGACGCCCACCAACTACTTCATCGTCAACCTGGCCATGGCCGACCTGCTGTTGAGCTTCACTGTCCTGCCCTTCTCAGCGGCCCTAGAGGTGCTCGGCTACTGGGTGCTGGGGCGGATCTTCTGTGACATCTGGGCAGCCGTGGATGTCCTGTGCTGCACAGCGTCCATTCTGAGCCTGTGCGCCATCTCCATCGATCGCTACATCGGGGTGCGCTACTCTCTGCAGTATCCCACGCTGGTCACCCGGAGGAAGGCCATCTTGGCGCTGCTCAGTGTCTGGGTCTTGTCCACCATCATCTCCATCGGGCCTCTCCTTGGGTGGAAGGAGCCGGCACCCAATGATGACAAGGAGTGCGGGGTCACCGAAGAACCCTTCTATGCCCTCTTCTCCTCTCTGGGCTCCTTCTACATCCCTCTGGCGGTCATTCTAGTCATGTACTGCCGTGTCTATATAGTGGCCAAGAGAACCACCAAGAACCTAGAGGCAGGAGTCATGAAGGAGATGTCCAACTCCAAGGAGCTGACCCTGAGGATCCACTCCAAGAACTTTCACGAGGACACCCTTAGCAGTACCAAGGCCAAGGGCCACAACCCCAGGAGTTCCATAGCTGTCAAACTTTTTAAGTTCTCCAGGGAAAAGAAAGCAGCTAAGACGTTGGGCATTGTGGTCGGTATGTTCATCTTGTGCTGGCTACCCTTCTTCATCGCTCTACCGCTTGGTAAGTTGGGGACTAGCAGGAGGGGGACTGGGCATTTTTGGACCTTGGGTTTACTGATGAGTTTACTCTAaagttttttgtgggttttgtttcttATGCAGCCTGTGCGTGTTTGGAGATTGAACAATATTGTTTGTTCTGCAAAGGGTTTGCAGATTGGGGAGCTGGCTAAAAACCAACTCAGGTGTTAGTAGAACATGCTAAGGTACTAGCTTCTAGAAATAGAACCAAGGAAGGAAAATCTGGTATGGGGAATGACTCACTCAACAGCCTCGgtttaataattaaaaaggaCACTGGGCTTGAATATCACACCGACGTTATTTCAGTAGTAATGATGTGTCGGCTAAGGCAGCATCACTAACGCAGCATACAAAATAGTTTGTAGTTACTGCAGACACGGCATTTGGGAAGCAGGGAGGCAGCTCGTACACAGAAAGGCAGCATTCATTCAGCATTTCCAGGGCTAGAGCAGAAGCCACGCTTCTCAAGAGCTTTGCAGAGGCtgcattctctccctcccctcttcaCTGACAGCTATCACCCAGATATACTACGTTCATTATCCATTAATAAGAGCATTTTACAGCCACACAGCCCCAACCAGCCTTTAAGTTATTGAAAGCTTGAGATATCAAAGAGAAGATGACTAGAGGTTcacacatttttagtttttacccAAAAATATTTCTAACTCTGGTGATTTATGGAATGCCCAGAATCAAATTATAGTTGTCCCTCATCTCAGCTGACAGACACCAAATCCTGGTAAGATAGAATTCAGTGCATCCTCCCCCTCTTATGAAAACATGTTCGTCTTCTTTTTGTTTGGTGGTCCTACTAACTGAATTGTTCAAAAGGCTACCTGTTGTTTTCTAAGGAAGAAGCCAAGGTCTGGTTAGCAGGTAAACCTAAAGGGGGGCATCTGTCACATGCTGTCCACATGGCCTGGGGAACCCTTGTCCTTCCTCTGAGGCACTGATCTGCTTTGATTCCTTCTCCTATCCCTGGGGGACACTACAGAAAATGAATGGAGGGAGGTTATCATGACACAGTCATGTGCCATGATATCAGGAGAGGTAACAGCTGCTATATGCCTCGGACCACATATGCCTGCAATCACACCAGAGTCTTAGGTCAGACCCAAATATAACCAAATCCCTCAAGCAGCTATAAATTCTGAAGACACACTGCTTTCAAGAGAAAAAGGCAAACGGAAAGGAAGCAAATGGATATCGAGTTTCcgtttaaaaagaaagacaaagattttCAAAAGCCGTCTAACCTTTTCTCCATGTCATCTTTTCTAAAGAGGCCTGCAGGCTAATgcctttcagaaatattttcaatGGTTAGTGTTAAGCAGAAAGGGTTTGAAAAAGTTCTACTCCCCAGATCGTGATCACATACCATTGCAGGGAAGCTTGCTTTTCTCTCCCAAGGTCTCAGGGTTCTTTTGCAGGCTTGTTCGGTTTACAACGGATGACAGTTCACACTGCATTGGGTCATTACAAAGATCATGGTTGTACATGGAGCTGATGGAGGTGATTTGGCCTCTTATTAGCCAAGTGACCTTGGCCAAATGACCACTCCtgtatgagcctcagtttcttcatctacaaaatggggctGATTAATATTTGCTCCATGGAGTTTGCACTAATGTATAGGAAGGACTTAGCACAGTATCTGGTATATAGCAGATGCTCAATGAAAGTTAGCTATGAGCAGGACAAACCAAACCCCAATCTCCCCTTCGGTATAACTgtgtcttttctccttctctacaCATTTGCCAATCCCACACCTGTTACTAAAGTCTTGGAAGAGAACTGAGTCTTTCTTCCTttgcccctgccctccagcctgcagAGGCTGTGACCAGAGCATGCTCAGGAAGGAGAAGGCCTCAGCAGGATGCAGGAATGGATCAAAGGTGCAGGCTTTGGCTTTTAGGGGCAGGGGAAATAGCTCCAAACAGGTAAGGAGGCTTCCAGCATATTGAAATGGGAAGAACACGGCTCTGGTGATCAGGAGCAACAGAGTTCCCATTTGAGCTTTGCCATAAATTAGCTCTGTGGCCCTAGGCTTGCTGCTTTGCTTCTCTGGGCTTCAGGCCTCACATCTGGAGAACGAGGAGGCTGAATTAGATTAAGCGATCTCAAACTTTGAGAACTATCAGAATCACTTGTGAAACTTAATAAACAATGGTAGCTGCCTGGGCCGAACCCCCAGCAAATAGGATTCAGTAAGTCAGAAGGATTCCAGGAATCTGCAGGTGTAATCAGCCCACCAGGTGATTCTGAAGAGGTAGTCCACAGACCAGgctttgagaatcactggccagaaaatttctcagtttccttcaggccccagcaccctgggagcCAGGGTTTTAAATGCTACCAATCTCAGACCCTTCCCAGCCACATCGTAGTGTGAGATGATGTGGCTTCTCTCTGGGTCTTGCTCTTCAAGTCATCAAGCCCACCCTCAGTTTCTTCTTACTCACATTACCCCCATCGTCTCTCTCCTTTCTGTCTGTGCCTTTCTGAGACCTCGTCCCCCTAGCATCTCAGGTCCTGAGCTTCCACACAATAGAAAGTGAGAGGTTCTTGCCACC
Coding sequences:
- the ADRA1B gene encoding alpha-1B adrenergic receptor, with the protein product MNPDLDTGHNTSAPAHWGELKNANFTGPNQTSSNSTLPQLDITRAISVGLVLGAFILFAIVGNILVILSVACNRHLRTPTNYFIVNLAMADLLLSFTVLPFSAALEVLGYWVLGRIFCDIWAAVDVLCCTASILSLCAISIDRYIGVRYSLQYPTLVTRRKAILALLSVWVLSTIISIGPLLGWKEPAPNDDKECGVTEEPFYALFSSLGSFYIPLAVILVMYCRVYIVAKRTTKNLEAGVMKEMSNSKELTLRIHSKNFHEDTLSSTKAKGHNPRSSIAVKLFKFSREKKAAKTLGIVVGMFILCWLPFFIALPLGSLFSTLKPPDAVFKVVFWLGYFNSCLNPIIYPCSSKEFKRAFVRILGCQCRGRRRRRRRRRLGGCAYTYRPWTRGGSLERSQSRKDSLDDSGSCLSGSQRTLPSASPSPGYLGRGAPPPVELCAFPEWKAPGALLSLPAPEPPGRRGRHDSGPLFTFKLLTEPESPGTDGGASNGGCEAAADVANGQPGFKTNMPLAPGQF